GGCGCCGCGGCCACCGAGAAGGTTGCCCAGGGCGGCGTATCCGACAACCTCACCAGCCTGCTGACGGTGCTCAAGTCCTTCCAGGGCTGAGTGGTTGAACGTCTGAGTTCCCGTTGAACTTTCCTGCTGAAAAAATGGAGTTTTTATGAGCACAGTCAGTCCGCAAATCACCGATGCCGTGACCCAGACCAACGTCAAGGTGGTTGCCGAAGCGCCGGCCATGGCCATGGGCACCGTCTACCAGTCCATGGGCCAGTCCGTGGCCATCCTGTTCCAGAACTCGGTGTCGGCACAGCAACAGCAAAACACCCTGGCCCAGGCCGCGACCAACCAGGGCGTGATGCAGATCTACAGCGTCGACACCACCGCCGGTGCGGCGGCCACCGAGAAGGTCGCCCAGGGCGGTGTGGCCGACAACCTCACCAGCCTGCTGACGGTGCTCAAGTCGTTCAGCGGCTGACCCTCCTCCAGGTGTCATGCCAACGCCCCCGCGGTCTGCAGGCCGCGGGGGCGTTGTCTTTTGCCCGGCGGCATGGGAGGTTGAGGCGGATTTTTTACCGCTAGGCGCCTTTACGTTCTTTTTTTCGAACAGCCTATTGTCCTTTACCCCTGTTGACCCTAGGATTCGTTTGAGATTTCAAACGCTCTTGCCTGGGTGCCCAAGCGCACGTCTATCCTTGTGTGCGACATTTTCGTGCTTTTACCCAGTGAACGATTTTCCTGACGGCAGCTTTGTCCCGGCTTTCGGACGCGCCAGCGCGGTCCGTGTCTGACAGGGCGCCTTTTTTACAATCACAATTCGCCCCGCGTATGCGCGGTGCTGTTAAGGAAGCCGACATGCAGCTCAAAGACGCCCAGTTGTTCCGCCAACAAGCCTTCATCGATGGAGCTTGGGTCGACGCGGACAACGGCCAGACGATCAAGGTCAACAACCCCGCTACCGGTGAAATCCTCGGTACCGTACCCAAGATGGGCGCCGCCGAAACCCGCCGCGCCATCGAAGCCGCCGACAAGGCCCTGCCGGCCTGGCGTGCCCTGACCGCCAAGGAGCGCGCCACCAAGCTGCGCCGCTGGTATGAACTGCTGATCGAAAACCAGGACGACCTGGGTCGCCTGATGACCCTGGAGCAGGGCAAGCCGCTGGCCGAAGCCAAGGGCGAAATCGCCTACGCCGCCTCCTTCATCGAATGGTTCGCCGAAGAAGCCAAGCGCATCTACGGCGACGTGATCCCCGGCCACCAGCCGGACAAGCGCCTGATCGTGATCAAGCAGCCGATCGGCGTGACCGCGGCCATCACCCCGTGGAACTTCCCGGCAGCGATGATCACCCGTAAAGCCGGCCCGGCCCTGGCCGCCGGTTGCACCATGGTCATCAAGCCCGCTTCGCAAACCCCGTTCTCGGCCCTGGCCCTGGTAGAGCTGGCGCACCGCGCCGGGATCCCCAAAGGCGTGCTGAGCGTGGTGACCGGCAGCGCCGGCGACATCGGCGGCGAGCTGACCAGCAACCCGATCGTGCGCAAGCTGTCGTTCACCGGCTCCACCGAAATCGGTCGCCAGCTGATGGCCGAATGCGCCAAGGACATCAAGAAAGTCTCCCTGGAGCTGGGCGGCAACGCGCCGTTCAT
This genomic stretch from Pseudomonas sp. Os17 harbors:
- a CDS encoding RebB family R body protein, whose product is MSTVSPQITDAVTQTNVKVVAEAPAMAMGTVYQSMGQSVAILFQNSVSAQQQQNTLAQAATNQGVMQIYSVDTTAGAAATEKVAQGGVADNLTSLLTVLKSFSG
- the gabD gene encoding NADP-dependent succinate-semialdehyde dehydrogenase, producing MQLKDAQLFRQQAFIDGAWVDADNGQTIKVNNPATGEILGTVPKMGAAETRRAIEAADKALPAWRALTAKERATKLRRWYELLIENQDDLGRLMTLEQGKPLAEAKGEIAYAASFIEWFAEEAKRIYGDVIPGHQPDKRLIVIKQPIGVTAAITPWNFPAAMITRKAGPALAAGCTMVIKPASQTPFSALALVELAHRAGIPKGVLSVVTGSAGDIGGELTSNPIVRKLSFTGSTEIGRQLMAECAKDIKKVSLELGGNAPFIVFDDADLDKAVEGAIISKYRNNGQTCVCANRLYIQDSVYDAFAEKLKVAVAKLKIGNGLEEGTTTGPLIDEKAVAKVQEHIADALKKGATLLAGGKPMEGNFFEPTILVNVPKDAAVAKEETFGPLAPLFRFKDEAEVIAMSNDTEFGLASYFYARDLGRVFRVAEALEYGMVGVNTGLISNEVAPFGGIKASGLGREGSKYGIEDYLEIKYLCLGI